DNA from Pseudomonas mendocina:
AACGGATTGTGGCGGCGCACGCTGCGCACGTCGCACTCCCCCGACTCACGCGAGCCGAACGGTGTTTGTGGCTGCTCAGCCATCGCCGGCAATTGCAGGCAGTAGTATCCGAGCTGTACGCAGCGCTGCTGCGTGACCCCGCCCCAGAGCGGCGCTGCCAGACTGTCCCAGGCCCGCAGACGGCCCTTCAGACGAGCGGCTGCGGCCTTGTCCAGGCCCAAGTGCTGGTAGTTCTCGGCTTCAATCTCGCCCTGAGTGAGGGTGACGATGGCCGCGCCGGGCGAACGGCTGTACTGGCCAAAGGCTGCCAGCTCGGCGTCATCGGCATGCGGCGCGATGATCAACATGCGCTGAGCGGCGAAATCGGGGTTGCGCATGGCATGCAGACGCAACTCGCCCTCGATACGGCAGAAGCGCGGTACGACGCTCAAACCGTCCGCCTGCAGCCCGGAGAGGTTGAGGTAGCGGCGCCCTGAAACACCGCGTTCGAAATCCTGGCGATCGTTGCCAAGTTGCACATAGGGGTCGAACCAGCGCCCCAGCCAAGTGGCTTTTAGCTGCAGCTCGAGGATCAGGGTATCGTAACCATCCAGATCGGCCTCGATCTGCAGCACACCCTGCTCGATACGACCCGGCACACTGAGGCAGTCCTCCGGGAAGTCGTAGCAGTAATTATCGCGCGGCGAATAGAACAGATGATCGGCGAACCACGCCTCGTGGGCCACCCACCCCAGCACCAGCAACACTGGCGGCAGCCACCAGGCGACGAACAGACCCGACATCAGCAGTGCCAGCAAGCCCAGCAGCAAGGCGATGCGCTTGTGGCGCCGATGGCGTTTGAGCAGTTGTTGCTTGCGTCCGTTCATGCGTTCACACCTGATAGACCGGTACCCGGTTACACCAGCGATCCTTGTATTCGCGGTCGGCGCGGCCGAACGAATAACGCAGCGGTTTGCCCAGCGCCCGCGCCTGCTCCCATTCGCTTTGCGTGTTGACGAAACTGAGTACGCTGCCGGGGCTGAACTCGCGTTGTTGCGGGTCGACGCCGCCGTTGATGTACTCCAGGCTGACCCACTGCGGCGCCTCGACGCGATAGAGCACCTGGATCGCTACAGGCTCGTCGTTGAGGTAGATCAGCGAGCCGGTCATGAACTCGCGCAACAAGCCGAATACCTCACCCAGGTGATCCTTACCGGTCGCCTCGAAGCCCCAACGGCGCAGGAACAGGTCGGCGTATATGCGCGCCTGTTCCTGCGGCGCCAGCTCCAGCATCGGCCGGATAATCCCCCCCGCCTCCTCCAGCAAACGCTGCTCACGGCGCTGGTTGTAGCGGAATTTCTTGCTGTACTGCTCGGGTTCACGCGCCAGCGCCAGCCCCTCGGGCTGCTCGCTGACGCCGATGAGTCGGGCTGCATGGAGTTCGGACAGATAGCGCACGCGATGGCGCAGCGGTACGTGCGCATCGGCAGCCAGCGGCAGGATGATCTCGGCATTGCCCAGATCGAACAGACCGCGTTTGCCTTGCTGCTTGAGCACATCCTTGGACAGGGCCAGATGCCGGCCCCAGGTCGGCATGGCGGCCTGGAGCTGGCCATCGACCTGCCAGCCGAGGTAGCGCACGGGAATGCCGGCCAGATCGGCCAGCCGCGCCACCACCTCGGGATGAGTCGCGACACTGCCGCCGAAACGAGTCCAGGCCTCGGCGTAGTCAGCAGCGGTAATCGGCGTCCAGCCGCGTTCACGCCAGAATCGTAGACGGCTCAGCATCAGACGCTCTGCTCAGCCACTACCGACTCGTCACCGTCCTCGAACTGCTTGGCATGCAGGCGCGCATAGTAGCCGTTCTGCGCCAGCAACTCGGCATGGCTGCCGCGCTCGACGATCTGCCCCTGATCCATCACCAGAATCAGGTCGGCCTTCTCGATAGTGGTCAGGCGGTGGGCGATGACCAGGGTGGTACGCCCTTGCATGACTTGATCCAGTGCGGCCTGGATATGCCGCTCGGACTCGGTGTCCAGCGCCGAAGTGGCCTCGTCGAGAATCAGCAATGGCGCATCCTTGAGCAAGGCGCGGGCGATGGCCAGGCGCTGACGCTGACCGCCAGAAAGCAATACACCGTTCTCACCGACCAGAGTGTCGTAGCCTTGCGGCATCTTCTCGATGAATTCGGCGGCATAAGCATCACTGGCTGCCTGCTGTACCGCTTCGAGCGGCGCG
Protein-coding regions in this window:
- a CDS encoding GNAT family N-acetyltransferase, which translates into the protein MLSRLRFWRERGWTPITAADYAEAWTRFGGSVATHPEVVARLADLAGIPVRYLGWQVDGQLQAAMPTWGRHLALSKDVLKQQGKRGLFDLGNAEIILPLAADAHVPLRHRVRYLSELHAARLIGVSEQPEGLALAREPEQYSKKFRYNQRREQRLLEEAGGIIRPMLELAPQEQARIYADLFLRRWGFEATGKDHLGEVFGLLREFMTGSLIYLNDEPVAIQVLYRVEAPQWVSLEYINGGVDPQQREFSPGSVLSFVNTQSEWEQARALGKPLRYSFGRADREYKDRWCNRVPVYQV
- a CDS encoding PIG-L deacetylase family protein; translation: MNGRKQQLLKRHRRHKRIALLLGLLALLMSGLFVAWWLPPVLLVLGWVAHEAWFADHLFYSPRDNYCYDFPEDCLSVPGRIEQGVLQIEADLDGYDTLILELQLKATWLGRWFDPYVQLGNDRQDFERGVSGRRYLNLSGLQADGLSVVPRFCRIEGELRLHAMRNPDFAAQRMLIIAPHADDAELAAFGQYSRSPGAAIVTLTQGEIEAENYQHLGLDKAAAARLKGRLRAWDSLAAPLWGGVTQQRCVQLGYYCLQLPAMAEQPQTPFGSRESGECDVRSVRRHNPFTLPSDVDGQPTWDNLVADLVAVIEHYRPEVLLTPHPELDPHHDHVASTRALLEACERAQWQPDTLLLYANHLHDNDRWPMGPAGNGIALPPAITALPADRLWSPTLDAERQLDKAMALGLQHDLQGPLPLKKRLRRLIQRILAGRRWPSTGQDEFFRKAVRRHELFWVRRR